One stretch of Geoalkalibacter ferrihydriticus DSM 17813 DNA includes these proteins:
- a CDS encoding glycoside hydrolase family 3 protein yields MKTVRKVAFFLLVGAFFLAGCSPKASALSPSLDEKIAQMLMVGFRGTIVDENHFIVQDIKARKLGGVILFDYDIAERQPGRNIKSPAQVDALVASLQAASSAPLLIAIDQEGGRIARLKARDGFPPTVSHGFLGQVDDLEITSEHSAKLAKTLADLGIGLNLAPVVDLCVNPDNPVIAHYERCFSADPEKTTAHALRFIKAHHQAGVLTSLKHFPGHGSSTTDSHLGFTDISDTWSETELIPFRRLIAQGRADAVMTAHVFHARLDEQHPATLSSAVIGGLLREDLAFEGVVISDDMQMGAITQHYSFETAVHLAIKAGVDILVFGNNLDYDEKIVVRTIALIRGLVDSGSLSASRIDESYHRIQNLKRRL; encoded by the coding sequence TTGAAAACTGTAAGGAAAGTTGCTTTTTTTCTGCTGGTTGGCGCTTTTTTTCTGGCGGGCTGCTCCCCCAAGGCGTCCGCCCTCTCCCCTTCCCTTGACGAAAAAATCGCTCAGATGCTGATGGTTGGCTTCCGGGGGACAATCGTGGACGAAAATCATTTTATCGTTCAGGATATCAAAGCGAGGAAACTCGGCGGGGTTATCCTGTTCGATTACGATATTGCCGAAAGACAACCAGGACGCAATATCAAGTCGCCGGCCCAGGTTGACGCTCTCGTTGCATCCCTGCAGGCAGCGTCCTCTGCCCCCCTGCTCATTGCCATCGACCAGGAAGGGGGAAGAATCGCACGCCTGAAAGCGCGCGATGGTTTTCCGCCGACGGTCTCCCACGGTTTTCTGGGACAGGTGGACGATCTGGAAATCACCTCAGAACACAGCGCCAAACTTGCGAAAACGCTCGCCGACCTGGGCATCGGACTGAATCTTGCTCCGGTTGTCGATCTCTGCGTCAATCCCGACAATCCGGTCATCGCCCATTACGAGCGTTGTTTTTCGGCAGATCCCGAGAAAACGACGGCTCATGCCTTGAGATTCATCAAGGCCCATCATCAGGCGGGAGTACTGACCAGCCTCAAGCATTTTCCCGGCCATGGCAGCTCAACAACCGACTCTCACCTCGGATTTACCGATATCAGCGACACTTGGTCGGAGACTGAACTCATACCCTTCCGCCGGCTGATCGCACAGGGAAGAGCCGATGCCGTGATGACGGCCCATGTTTTCCACGCCCGTCTCGACGAGCAGCACCCCGCCACCCTCTCCTCCGCAGTCATCGGCGGCCTGCTGCGGGAGGATCTGGCTTTTGAGGGGGTGGTGATTTCAGATGACATGCAGATGGGCGCGATTACCCAACATTACAGTTTTGAAACGGCCGTTCACTTGGCGATCAAGGCCGGAGTCGACATTCTGGTTTTCGGCAACAATCTAGACTACGATGAAAAAATCGTGGTTCGCACCATCGCGCTTATCAGAGGCTTGGTGGACAGCGGCTCGCTCAGCGCGTCCCGCATCGATGAATCTTACCACCGCATCCAGAATCTGAAACGTCGTCTATAG
- a CDS encoding CPBP family intramembrane glutamic endopeptidase, with product MNKNLFLYFTAFFYAGLTLVALILNRLLTGTYLPSPVVLSWEAAGLAVAASGLMMAAVWLLVVLDLPFMGRIQEKLAQYQPLLAGLSQSERIYVSVLAGFSEELLFRGVLQPSWGIAVTSVVFGALHAVTFSYFLLATAVSFYLGWLFQYTGNLFVPMAAHALYDIFALNLLAWLNARDELKR from the coding sequence ATGAACAAAAACCTGTTCCTCTACTTTACTGCGTTTTTTTATGCAGGCCTCACACTGGTCGCCCTGATTCTCAATCGCCTGCTGACGGGAACCTATCTTCCCTCGCCTGTTGTGTTGAGCTGGGAGGCGGCAGGGCTAGCAGTCGCGGCGTCCGGGTTGATGATGGCGGCGGTATGGCTGCTGGTTGTCCTTGACCTGCCCTTTATGGGGCGCATTCAAGAAAAATTGGCGCAATACCAGCCGTTGCTGGCCGGCCTGAGTCAGTCAGAAAGGATTTATGTTTCTGTCCTGGCTGGTTTTTCCGAGGAATTACTGTTCCGGGGTGTTTTGCAGCCATCCTGGGGAATTGCGGTGACCAGTGTCGTTTTTGGTGCCTTGCACGCCGTCACTTTCAGTTATTTTCTTCTGGCGACAGCCGTAAGTTTTTACCTTGGCTGGCTGTTCCAATACACTGGCAACCTGTTTGTGCCGATGGCCGCTCATGCCCTCTATGATATCTTTGCACTGAACCTGCTGGCTTGGCTTAATGCCCGCGACGAGCTGAAACGATGA